From Myotis daubentonii chromosome 15, mMyoDau2.1, whole genome shotgun sequence, one genomic window encodes:
- the TTC9B gene encoding tetratricopeptide repeat protein 9B, with translation MQRGALSPVLMLSAAPEPPPRPPPALSPPGPGPRHGSARPGPAPESSGGLGAALDSSLRAAVAFKTEGQRCYREKKFREAIGKYHRALLQLKAAQGSRAGGLPTPAPGPATGPGPAGLSEEQRRLVENTEVECYDSLTACLLQSELVNYERVREYCLKVLEKQQGNFKATYRAGIAFYHLGDYAHALRYLQEARNREPTDTNVLRYIQLTQLKMSRCSLQREDSGAQPRDVIG, from the exons ATGCAGCGCGGCGCGCTGTCCCCGGTGCTGATGCTCAGCGCAGCCCCGGAGCCTCCACCGCGCCCGCCTCCCGCACTCTCCCCGCCGGGCCCGGGTCCCCGCCATGGCTCCGCTCGGCCTGGTCCTGCCCCGGAATCGTCGGGGGGCCTGGGCGCGGCGCTCGATAGCAGCCTTCGGGCCGCTGTGGCGTTCAAGACGGAGGGTCAGCGCTGTTACCGAGAGAAGAAGTTCCGGGAAGCCATTGGCAAGTATCATCGGGCGCTGCTGCAGCTGAAGGCGGCGCAGGGGTCCCGCGCTGGAggcctgcccacccccgcccccgggcccgccACCGGCCCCGGGCCGGCCGGCCTCAGCGAGGAGCAGCGGCGCCTGGTGGAGAACACGGAGGTGGAGTGTTATGACTCTCTCACGG CCTGCCTGCTGCAGTCGGAGCTGGTGAATTATGAGCGGGTGCGCGAGTACTGTCTCAAGGTGCTGGAGAAGCAGCAGGGCAACTTCAAGGCCACCTACCGCGCTGGCATTGCCTTCTACCACCTGGGGGACTATGCGCACGCCTTGCGCTACCTGCAGGAGGCCCGAAACCGGGAGCCcacag ACACCAATGTCCTACGCTACATCCAGTTGACCCAGCTGAAGATGAGCCGGTGCAGCCTGCAGAGGGAAGACAGTGGGGCCCAGCCTCGGGATGTCATTGGCTGA
- the CCNP gene encoding cyclin-P: MLSPAAALEPEPASAPVPDNVPVGTSASPGPPERPPGRCAPPGLEEALSALGLQGEREYAGDIFAEVMVCPALPQMALPRTVTPEMRALVVDWLVQVHEYLGLAGDTLYLAVHLLDSYLRCSRVRLHRLQLLGVACLFVACKMEECVLPEPASLCLLGAGSFSQAELLRAERRILSRLDFRLHHPGPLLCLELLAALAGSNPQVMLLAAYFLELSLLEVEAAGWEPSRCAAAALSLARRVLHVAGSGLEPALYSPAELGPLEPCMARAVLRGPAPGRAAIFLKYARPQRRGTSLFAARLLRCPQPGPP, from the exons ATGCTG AGTCCGGCAGCCGCCCTTGAGCCAGAGCCTGCGAGCGCCCCAGTCCCGGACAACGTCCCCGTGGGCACGAGCGCCTCCCCAGGACCCCCGGAAAGGCCCCCGGGACGGTGCGCGCCGCCGGGGCTGGAGGAGGCTCTGAGcgccctggggctgcagggagaacGCGAGTACGCGGGGGACATCTTCGCCGAGGTCATG GTGTGCCCTGCGCTGCCCCAGATGGCCCTGCCCCGCACCGTGACCCCAGAGATGCGAGCACTAGTGGTGGACTGGCTGGTCCAGGTGCAC GAGTACCTGGGCCTGGCGGGGGACACGCTCTACCTGGCTGTGCACCTGCTCGATTCCTACCTGCGCTGCAGCCGAGTGCGCCTACACCGCCTGCAGCTGCTGGGCGTGGCCTGCCTGTTCGTGGCGTGCAAAATGGAAGAGTGCGTGCTTCCCGAG CccgcctccctctgcctcctgggtgCTGGCTCCTTCTCCCAGGCCGAGCTGCTGCGAGCCGAGCGCCGCATCCTGAGCCGCTTGGATTTCCGACTGCACCACCCGGGTCCACTCCTCTGCCTGGAGCTACTGGCTGCTCTGGCAGGGAGCAACCCCCAG GTGATGCTCCTTGCCGCCTACTTCCTGGAACTGTCTCTGCTGGAGGTCGAGGCCGCTGGGTGGGAGCCCAGTCGCTGCGCAGCGGCGGCGCTGAGCCTGGCGCGCCGTGTGCTCCACGTGGCGGGCTCTGGGTTGGAGCCGGCACTTTACAG CCCCGCGGAGTTGGGCCCGCTGGAGCCGTGCATGGCCCGCGCGGTGCTCCGAGGCCCCGCACCCGGCCGTGCTGCCATCTTCCTCAAGTATGCGAGGCCCCAGCGTCGGGGCACCAGCCTCTTTGCCGCCCGCCTGCTCCGCTGTCCCCAGCCGGGGCCCCCCTGA